A region of Terriglobales bacterium DNA encodes the following proteins:
- the cofG gene encoding 7,8-didemethyl-8-hydroxy-5-deazariboflavin synthase CofG, giving the protein MLTTDNELMPDLLAAARAAKERYRPRVVTYSPKVFLPLTNLCRDYCGYCTFRRDPSQPGAHTMTPEEVLEVTRAGERLGCREALFSLGDKPELAFPEMRDTLRHLGYKSTLHYLEAMCELVLRETSLLPHANPGLMSAEWIARLREVSPSMGLMLETTNAELDAHKPAPDKLPGRRLETIEEAVRQGVPFTTGILIGIGESLADRVDALLAIRGLQDRYGHVQEVIVQNFRVKPGIPMSGWPEPARADMLRTLAVARLLLQDMNLQAPPNLSAPGYEELLSAGINDWGGVSPLTPDFINPEAPWPHLAELERKTAGAGSILMPRLTVYPEFVPAVVNRPGLVAERVRAAADPAGYARNAA; this is encoded by the coding sequence TTGTTGACGACTGACAACGAACTGATGCCCGACTTGCTCGCCGCCGCCCGTGCCGCCAAGGAACGTTACCGCCCGCGTGTGGTTACCTATTCTCCCAAGGTCTTTCTGCCGTTGACCAACCTCTGCCGCGACTACTGCGGATACTGCACGTTCCGGCGCGATCCTTCACAGCCCGGCGCCCACACCATGACGCCGGAAGAAGTGCTGGAGGTCACGCGCGCCGGCGAGCGCCTGGGCTGCCGTGAGGCGCTGTTTTCGCTCGGCGACAAGCCGGAACTGGCTTTCCCGGAGATGCGCGATACCCTGCGCCACCTGGGCTACAAGTCCACGCTCCACTACCTTGAAGCCATGTGTGAACTGGTGCTGCGGGAAACGTCTTTGCTTCCCCACGCCAATCCCGGCCTCATGAGCGCGGAGTGGATTGCGAGGCTGCGCGAAGTCTCGCCCAGCATGGGCTTGATGCTGGAAACCACCAACGCGGAACTGGATGCCCACAAGCCCGCGCCGGACAAGCTTCCCGGGCGCCGGCTGGAGACCATCGAGGAAGCGGTCCGCCAGGGCGTGCCCTTCACCACCGGCATCCTGATTGGGATCGGCGAATCCCTTGCCGACCGCGTGGATGCGTTGCTGGCTATCCGCGGGCTCCAGGATCGCTACGGCCACGTGCAGGAAGTGATCGTGCAGAATTTTCGCGTGAAGCCGGGCATTCCCATGTCCGGTTGGCCGGAACCGGCGCGGGCGGACATGTTGCGCACGCTGGCGGTCGCGCGTCTGTTGTTGCAAGACATGAATTTGCAGGCGCCGCCGAATCTGTCCGCGCCCGGGTACGAGGAACTGCTTTCGGCCGGCATCAACGATTGGGGCGGAGTCTCGCCGCTGACCCCCGACTTCATTAATCCCGAGGCGCCGTGGCCGCATCTGGCAGAGCTGGAGCGAAAGACCGCGGGCGCCGGCTCCATCCTCATGCCGCGGCTGACGGTTTACCCGGAGTTTGTGCCGGCCGTGGTGAATCGCCCCGGCCTGGTGGCGGAGAGAGTTCGCGCAGCCGCCGATCCCGCAGGCTACGCCAGGAACGCGGCATGA
- a CDS encoding LLM class flavin-dependent oxidoreductase translates to MRFGIYCEMQTPPGKSHQDLTWEIFRQIEHADAVGFDVYSIIDHHFFQKFSISANPLAMFAAAAQRTERIRFRTALHTLPLENPMRLAGMIAETDILTHGRLECGLGRGHAWLFPLSSVPLEESRPRYDEAIDILLLAWTKDKFSYEGKHYKVKNLSVVPKPVQKPYPRLFTGGTSDITYQMAGERGWGVFVPPLLPWGVLEGPLNIYKKACAEHGHTPDIVYIRPVYLDEDENVIRREVEQALYNFLAFNASPVESLQDEEMKKELRAKGYGFYASGALESLTKLTYEQIVEQEIAFIGTPEKVIGQIREVEKKGGIRELAIVANFGGLEHWKSIKTQQLFADKVMPAFRKG, encoded by the coding sequence ATGCGATTCGGAATCTACTGTGAGATGCAAACCCCGCCGGGAAAATCCCACCAGGATCTGACGTGGGAAATCTTCCGGCAGATCGAGCACGCGGATGCAGTCGGGTTCGACGTGTATTCCATCATTGACCATCACTTCTTCCAGAAGTTTTCCATCTCGGCCAACCCTCTGGCCATGTTCGCGGCGGCCGCGCAGCGCACCGAGCGCATACGTTTCCGCACCGCGCTGCACACCCTGCCGCTGGAGAATCCCATGCGACTGGCGGGCATGATCGCGGAAACCGACATCCTCACCCACGGGCGCCTGGAATGCGGCCTGGGCCGAGGCCACGCCTGGCTGTTTCCCCTCAGCAGTGTTCCGCTGGAGGAGAGCCGTCCGCGCTATGACGAGGCCATCGACATCCTGCTGCTGGCCTGGACCAAGGACAAGTTCTCCTACGAGGGCAAGCACTACAAGGTCAAGAATCTTTCGGTGGTGCCCAAGCCGGTGCAGAAGCCCTATCCGCGTCTGTTCACCGGCGGCACCAGCGACATCACCTACCAGATGGCCGGAGAGCGCGGCTGGGGCGTATTCGTGCCGCCGCTGCTGCCCTGGGGCGTGCTGGAAGGCCCGCTGAACATCTACAAGAAGGCCTGCGCCGAGCACGGCCACACACCGGACATCGTCTACATCCGCCCGGTCTATCTGGACGAGGACGAGAACGTGATTCGCCGCGAGGTAGAGCAGGCTCTGTACAACTTCCTGGCTTTCAATGCTTCGCCCGTCGAATCGCTGCAGGACGAGGAGATGAAAAAGGAACTGCGGGCCAAGGGCTACGGCTTCTACGCCAGTGGAGCGCTCGAGTCGCTGACCAAGCTCACGTATGAGCAGATCGTCGAGCAGGAGATCGCGTTCATCGGGACTCCTGAGAAAGTCATCGGCCAGATCCGCGAGGTGGAGAAGAAAGGCGGCATCCGGGAATTGGCGATCGTGGCCAATTTCGGGGGCCTGGAGCACTGGAAGTCCATCAAGACGCAGCAACTCTTTGCCGACAAAGTGATGCCGGCGTTTCGCAAAGGGTAG
- a CDS encoding N-acyl homoserine lactonase family protein gives MTPARKSKVHPAGDTDYSIWSLAYCQADMPYDFFGGSGPFSNKGIIKIPMIYTLLVGGEVGGKQHVALVDCGFKHRKWLKRYAFSHWEDPKTVLGRVGFSPADVEVILCTHMHFDHIGNFEAFPNAKLYVQLDEYMGWLQAVSFARQIGEKEETSWIFSSFDPEDLKKASRGAADGRILFIHGDAEVLPGITAHLAKDSHTFGTQWFRVRTRNGPFAIVGDTIYWYSNIEMMWPPGYNQGNAFNQIYTYHRIRQTLKGEVRRIVPGHDPVLWERHPTWVPKTFNQVAELNVAEGAASRRPKRIR, from the coding sequence ATGACCCCAGCGCGAAAGTCCAAAGTCCATCCCGCCGGCGACACCGATTACTCTATCTGGTCGCTCGCCTACTGTCAGGCCGACATGCCGTACGACTTTTTTGGCGGCTCCGGGCCTTTCAGTAATAAAGGCATCATCAAGATCCCCATGATCTACACGCTGCTGGTGGGCGGCGAGGTTGGCGGCAAGCAACACGTCGCGCTGGTGGACTGCGGCTTTAAACACCGGAAGTGGCTCAAGCGCTACGCCTTCTCCCACTGGGAGGATCCCAAAACGGTCCTGGGCCGCGTGGGGTTCTCGCCCGCGGATGTCGAAGTGATCCTGTGCACGCACATGCATTTTGACCACATCGGGAACTTCGAGGCTTTTCCCAATGCCAAGCTGTACGTCCAGCTCGACGAGTACATGGGATGGCTGCAGGCAGTGAGTTTCGCGCGCCAGATCGGCGAGAAGGAAGAAACCTCCTGGATCTTCTCGTCATTCGATCCCGAAGACTTGAAAAAGGCTTCGCGGGGCGCCGCCGACGGCCGCATCCTGTTCATCCACGGGGACGCCGAGGTTCTGCCGGGCATCACGGCGCATCTGGCCAAGGATTCGCATACTTTCGGGACGCAATGGTTCCGGGTGCGCACCCGCAACGGACCCTTTGCCATCGTCGGCGACACCATTTACTGGTATTCGAACATCGAGATGATGTGGCCGCCCGGCTACAACCAGGGCAACGCCTTCAACCAGATCTACACCTACCACCGCATCCGGCAGACCCTGAAAGGGGAGGTCCGGCGCATCGTGCCCGGGCACGACCCGGTCCTGTGGGAGAGGCACCCCACCTGGGTCCCGAAGACCTTCAATCAGGTCGCGGAACTGAATGTGGCCGAAGGCGCCGCTTCACGGCGTCCCAAGCGGATCCGCTAG
- the cofD gene encoding 2-phospho-L-lactate transferase, translated as MITVLTGGTGGAKFVQGLARVVAPRELTLIVNTGDDFTCWNLHISPDLDSVTYALAGMLSRERGWGVEGDTFECLTAMERLGAPAWFRLGDRDLALHITRTGMLQAGATLSEVTRAIAGRMGVQQRVLPMSDQRVETRLTTPLGELAFQEYFVRERYRPDVSAVRFEGAEAARPAPGVLEAIGGADAVLIAPSNPVTSIGPILAVPGIRHALRQTAAPVVAVSPIVGGAAVSGPAAELMRSQGLPASIAGVAQAYGDFLDVLLADLRDEAAASEIVPAGVQVHFAPTIMTTDADKVALAEEALRAAGVGTAAR; from the coding sequence ATGATCACTGTTCTCACCGGCGGCACCGGCGGCGCCAAGTTCGTTCAGGGACTGGCGCGTGTGGTCGCGCCACGCGAGCTCACCCTCATCGTCAATACTGGGGACGACTTCACTTGCTGGAATCTGCACATCTCGCCCGACCTTGACTCCGTCACCTACGCGCTGGCCGGAATGCTGAGCCGCGAGCGTGGCTGGGGCGTCGAGGGCGACACCTTCGAATGCCTAACGGCCATGGAACGGCTGGGCGCGCCTGCCTGGTTCCGACTCGGCGATCGCGATCTGGCGCTGCACATCACCCGCACCGGGATGCTGCAAGCCGGAGCAACGCTGAGCGAGGTGACGCGTGCCATCGCCGGACGCATGGGAGTGCAGCAGCGCGTTCTCCCTATGAGCGACCAGCGCGTCGAGACGCGCCTGACGACGCCACTCGGCGAACTTGCCTTCCAGGAATATTTCGTGCGCGAGCGTTACCGCCCAGATGTGAGCGCCGTGCGCTTCGAGGGCGCCGAAGCCGCCCGTCCAGCGCCCGGCGTTCTGGAAGCCATTGGCGGCGCCGACGCCGTTCTCATCGCGCCCAGCAATCCGGTCACCAGCATCGGACCCATTCTGGCCGTGCCCGGAATCCGCCACGCCCTGCGCCAAACCGCCGCGCCGGTGGTTGCCGTCAGCCCCATCGTCGGTGGCGCCGCCGTTTCCGGCCCTGCGGCAGAGCTCATGCGGTCGCAAGGCCTCCCGGCTTCCATCGCGGGAGTAGCGCAAGCCTATGGAGATTTCCTCGATGTGCTGCTTGCCGACCTGCGGGACGAAGCCGCGGCAAGTGAGATCGTCCCGGCGGGCGTCCAGGTTCACTTCGCGCCCACCATCATGACCACGGACGCAGACAAGGTCGCGCTCGCGGAGGAAGCATTGCGAGCAGCGGGGGTGGGAACGGCGGCGCGATGA
- a CDS encoding cupin domain-containing protein — protein MRELSGGVRVLVEGDGEPIREGTRSYRQLITSRTGAQHLAHSVSEYSPGRSLVRVNPVGEEVLYVVSGRGACTIGACDYELEPDAGVFIPPRAEYSVENRSEQKLVIVSVMSPEDDLSHVVTRPVQEPRRGRKLPWRVVREQERPIEGMRNREFRVLVNQEMGCQNVTQFVGLIPPGSDEVHAHPYELAIYILDGSGIVHTETDSSQFSPGTSIHVPAGVSHYLENPLHTAVRLLGVFHPSGSPAARYHRR, from the coding sequence ATGCGGGAACTCTCCGGCGGCGTGCGCGTTCTGGTGGAGGGCGACGGCGAACCCATACGCGAGGGAACACGCTCCTATCGCCAGCTCATCACATCCCGCACCGGCGCGCAGCATTTGGCGCACTCCGTCAGTGAGTACAGCCCGGGCCGCTCGCTGGTACGTGTGAACCCGGTCGGGGAGGAAGTCCTTTACGTGGTGAGCGGGCGCGGCGCTTGTACCATCGGCGCCTGCGACTATGAACTGGAACCGGACGCGGGCGTCTTCATCCCGCCGCGCGCCGAGTACAGCGTGGAGAACCGCAGCGAGCAGAAGCTGGTGATCGTCAGCGTGATGTCTCCTGAGGACGACCTCTCGCATGTGGTCACCCGGCCGGTGCAGGAGCCGCGACGCGGACGCAAGCTACCCTGGCGTGTGGTGCGGGAGCAGGAGCGCCCCATCGAGGGCATGCGCAACCGCGAGTTCCGCGTCCTGGTGAATCAGGAGATGGGCTGCCAGAACGTGACCCAGTTCGTAGGGCTCATCCCGCCCGGCAGCGACGAGGTGCACGCCCATCCCTACGAGCTGGCCATCTACATCCTGGACGGCTCCGGCATTGTGCATACGGAGACCGACAGCAGCCAGTTCTCCCCCGGAACCAGCATTCACGTCCCCGCCGGCGTCAGCCACTACCTGGAAAACCCGCTGCATACGGCCGTTCGACTGCTGGGTGTCTTCCATCCTTCCGGTAGCCCGGCCGCACGCTATCATAGGCGCTAG
- a CDS encoding aldehyde dehydrogenase codes for MNASRASEAVRHEADALADVRLFIGGQWGDARSGRTFETLNPATGERLAWVHEAGEADVDAAVRAARDAFERGPWPRMSVAERSQVLHRIGDLIESRREELARLETLDTGKPIRESLEVDIPRASYNFHFFADLIRSASTEFFPMDGKGMNYVLREPVGVAVLITPWNLPLYLATWKVAPCLAAGNTCVLKPAELTPLTAARLADIASDAGLPPGVLNVVQGFGPQSAGEALTRHPQVDLISFTGETTTGKAIMAAASSTLKRLSFELGGKGAVTVFADADLDQVLPIVRRAAFQNQGEVCLAGSRILVEEALFDALVERLTAAARGIRVGDPLDPATEMGALISEEHREKVAGYVRLAVDEGGHIHCGGEPPRDLPRGNFYLPTVITGVSPESRVCREEIFGPVVTVQPFRHEQQAVDLVNDTPYGLSNVICTRDLERAHRVAAGLRSGIVWINCWMVRDLRTPFGGYKKSGIGREGGRHSLEFFTEAKTVCVKV; via the coding sequence ATGAACGCCAGCCGGGCTTCAGAGGCTGTCCGTCACGAGGCCGACGCGCTGGCAGACGTACGCTTGTTCATCGGCGGCCAGTGGGGGGACGCGCGCAGCGGCCGTACCTTCGAAACCCTGAATCCCGCCACCGGTGAGCGGCTGGCCTGGGTCCACGAAGCCGGCGAGGCGGACGTGGATGCCGCGGTTCGAGCGGCACGCGATGCCTTCGAGCGCGGTCCCTGGCCGCGCATGAGCGTGGCCGAGCGCTCCCAGGTGCTGCACCGAATCGGCGACCTGATCGAGAGCCGGCGCGAAGAGTTGGCACGCCTGGAGACTCTGGACACCGGCAAGCCTATCCGCGAAAGCCTCGAAGTGGACATTCCCCGCGCTTCCTACAACTTCCATTTCTTCGCGGACCTCATCCGCAGCGCGAGCACGGAATTCTTCCCCATGGACGGCAAGGGGATGAACTACGTCCTGCGCGAGCCCGTAGGAGTGGCGGTGCTCATCACGCCCTGGAACCTCCCGCTCTACCTGGCCACCTGGAAGGTCGCGCCCTGCCTGGCGGCCGGCAACACCTGCGTGCTGAAGCCGGCGGAGTTGACTCCGCTCACCGCCGCGCGGCTCGCCGACATCGCCAGCGACGCGGGTCTGCCGCCGGGCGTGCTCAACGTCGTGCAGGGATTCGGTCCGCAGTCCGCCGGGGAGGCGCTGACCCGCCATCCACAGGTTGACCTGATCTCATTCACCGGTGAGACCACGACCGGCAAGGCCATCATGGCCGCGGCGTCGTCCACGCTGAAGCGGCTCTCGTTCGAGCTGGGCGGAAAGGGCGCGGTGACGGTCTTTGCCGATGCCGACCTGGATCAGGTTCTTCCCATCGTCCGGCGGGCCGCCTTCCAGAACCAGGGCGAGGTTTGTCTGGCCGGCTCGCGCATCCTGGTAGAGGAAGCACTCTTCGATGCTTTGGTAGAACGCCTGACAGCGGCAGCGCGCGGCATCCGGGTGGGCGATCCCCTCGACCCGGCCACAGAGATGGGTGCCCTCATCAGCGAAGAGCATCGGGAGAAGGTAGCCGGCTACGTCCGCCTGGCGGTCGATGAAGGCGGGCACATCCATTGTGGCGGAGAGCCGCCACGGGATCTCCCCCGCGGCAATTTTTATCTTCCCACGGTGATTACTGGGGTGAGCCCGGAGAGCCGTGTATGCCGCGAGGAAATCTTCGGGCCGGTGGTGACCGTGCAACCGTTCCGCCATGAGCAGCAAGCGGTGGATCTGGTGAACGACACGCCATACGGTTTGTCCAACGTGATCTGTACGCGCGATCTGGAGCGTGCGCATCGGGTGGCCGCCGGCCTTCGCAGCGGCATCGTCTGGATCAACTGCTGGATGGTGCGCGACCTGCGCACACCCTTTGGCGGATACAAGAAGAGCGGCATTGGCCGCGAGGGCGGCCGTCACAGTCTGGAGTTCTTCACCGAGGCCAAGACGGTCTGCGTGAAGGTTTAG
- a CDS encoding carboxymuconolactone decarboxylase family protein has protein sequence MLRDYRSSALPEKDKALFAFVVKVNKKSYEIQPADVEAARQAGCSEETLYDAITVCALFNFYNRWCDAAGVQDMPKEAYAASGKRLAQHGYIRG, from the coding sequence GTGCTGCGCGACTACCGCTCATCAGCGCTCCCGGAAAAGGACAAGGCGCTGTTCGCGTTCGTCGTCAAGGTGAACAAGAAGTCCTACGAGATCCAACCCGCGGACGTGGAAGCCGCTCGCCAGGCCGGTTGCAGCGAGGAAACGCTCTACGACGCCATCACCGTGTGCGCGCTGTTCAACTTTTACAACCGCTGGTGCGACGCCGCCGGCGTGCAGGATATGCCGAAGGAAGCCTACGCCGCCTCGGGCAAGCGCCTGGCCCAGCATGGCTATATCCGCGGGTGA
- a CDS encoding carboxypeptidase regulatory-like domain-containing protein, with amino-acid sequence MTRSAAVALFLMLFLVVAAVPAFAQQINATLEGKVVDTSGAALPDAKVTAVGTATGLSRSVTSSGNGDYQIAGLPAGEYRVTAERSGFKPDSKRVVLTVGQTAVVAFSLAVGAVEQEVTVQAQSELVEPTRTSVSSVISEVQIQNLPVNGRQFIDFALLAPGVTVGETTSGSTDVIIEPVTKISFAGQNIHYNLVAIDGADNMSTASGVQKTTPSQEAVQEFRVINTQYSVEAGRAVGGIVNIISKSGTNNWHGGAYWFHRNDAVDAKSLLQSPNLDRLDTCNTPGVLSSGGCELLDKLIQNQYGFTLGGPVKKDKVWIFGNYEGQRRRENPFYNSVINNNITAINNIKCTLFGNLAPLPADPNSVDVCAGVAGGLPTEQLRQDRSFDYDQFLIKLDAALSDRHYLFVRYFFNDAEQINVSPLNDGFDLPSAFKNNNFRDQSLVGSLTSTLRTNLLNDLRVQYANRFFDFPTVTTQPHLEVANTFAVGVNRGNPDFYREPRFEIADAMTWTKGKHTLSFGGNFNWVSTEESFPLFYPAEATFACLYASQCGFSFENGAPFVIFFQRNDANSGPSLDPRMNTTLSGAPVGFNEPTLLPSTAVFTGGAIPTEIRNLAKGKLNHTYWGFFIQDKIRATDKLTLNLGVRYEFETWPDEALDTDADNVDPRFGFAYSVGTSKNIVFRGGIGLFHGILPSNLLHCQRPSCGGVIGQFPGRENKEDSLDAAVRLPTYAAGPLSGASALFNFLNSGTYPDAIVTANCPEGFPAGFGLLSGCGFFGDSVIVRFAQDHQAPYGIQMSFGMEMEPFKDAALNLSYLRVRGVQLSSFFNINQPSPFCQVDRHDSQGRVGSKDDYHPLLFSPVCGDPANFLPGTELPTVAVYFEADSRWSSTYDGLLVNFQKRPGKHFGFGTSYTWSKGIDNGPNPSFVLIPQDSSDTGFRRERAISSDHIAHRFVGNFTVFGPKKVNPIVNDWQLGSIISLQSARYFTKFAGFDANGDVFGVNDRVGIEPRNTFQGDGFYSIDARVSRVFNLGEKVKLEGIVEAFNLFNTLNVRFFNTTYGAADFCNISPVPAVCGAGPFFLEGSPNPTYGSPRAIFNPRQLQFALRLSF; translated from the coding sequence ATGACACGCTCGGCTGCAGTGGCTCTGTTTCTGATGTTGTTTCTGGTCGTTGCCGCAGTACCCGCGTTCGCGCAGCAAATCAACGCCACCCTTGAAGGCAAGGTGGTAGACACCAGCGGCGCCGCGTTGCCGGATGCCAAGGTGACCGCAGTCGGTACCGCGACCGGGCTCTCGCGCTCGGTCACCAGCAGCGGGAACGGCGACTATCAGATCGCGGGCCTGCCGGCCGGGGAATACAGGGTCACGGCGGAACGCAGCGGCTTCAAGCCGGACTCGAAAAGAGTGGTGCTCACGGTCGGGCAGACCGCGGTGGTCGCCTTCAGCCTGGCGGTAGGCGCGGTGGAGCAAGAAGTGACCGTGCAGGCGCAGAGCGAGTTGGTGGAGCCGACGCGCACCTCGGTGAGTTCGGTGATCAGCGAAGTGCAGATCCAGAACCTGCCCGTGAACGGGCGCCAGTTCATCGATTTCGCTCTGCTGGCCCCGGGCGTGACCGTAGGCGAAACCACATCGGGTTCCACGGACGTGATCATTGAGCCCGTCACAAAGATCTCCTTTGCGGGTCAGAACATCCACTACAACCTGGTGGCCATCGATGGGGCGGACAACATGTCCACCGCGTCGGGCGTGCAGAAAACCACACCGTCGCAGGAGGCGGTGCAGGAGTTCCGCGTCATCAACACCCAGTACAGCGTGGAAGCAGGGCGTGCGGTCGGCGGCATCGTCAACATCATCAGCAAGAGCGGGACTAACAACTGGCACGGCGGCGCCTACTGGTTCCATCGCAACGATGCCGTCGACGCCAAGAGCCTACTGCAGTCCCCCAACCTGGACCGGTTGGACACCTGCAATACGCCCGGCGTACTCAGTTCCGGGGGCTGCGAGCTGCTGGACAAGCTTATCCAGAACCAGTACGGCTTCACGCTTGGCGGACCGGTAAAGAAGGACAAGGTCTGGATCTTCGGCAACTATGAGGGCCAGCGGCGGCGCGAGAATCCGTTCTACAACTCGGTGATCAACAACAACATCACCGCCATCAACAACATTAAGTGCACGCTGTTCGGGAACTTGGCGCCGCTGCCGGCAGACCCCAACTCGGTGGATGTGTGCGCAGGCGTGGCAGGCGGCCTGCCGACTGAACAATTGCGGCAGGACCGGAGCTTTGATTACGACCAGTTCCTCATCAAGCTGGACGCAGCCCTCTCCGACCGGCACTACCTGTTCGTCCGCTATTTCTTCAACGACGCCGAGCAGATCAACGTCTCACCACTCAACGACGGTTTTGACCTCCCCTCAGCCTTCAAGAACAACAACTTCCGTGACCAGTCGCTGGTGGGCAGCTTGACTTCCACCCTGCGGACCAATTTGCTGAACGACCTTCGTGTGCAGTACGCCAACCGCTTTTTTGACTTCCCCACCGTCACCACGCAGCCGCACCTGGAAGTGGCCAACACGTTCGCGGTGGGCGTGAACCGCGGCAATCCGGATTTCTACCGCGAGCCGCGCTTCGAGATTGCCGATGCGATGACCTGGACCAAGGGCAAGCACACGCTCAGCTTTGGTGGCAATTTCAACTGGGTGAGCACGGAGGAGTCCTTTCCCCTGTTTTACCCAGCCGAGGCAACGTTCGCGTGCCTCTACGCCTCGCAATGCGGATTCAGCTTTGAGAACGGCGCTCCCTTCGTGATCTTCTTCCAACGCAACGATGCGAACAGCGGGCCCAGCCTCGACCCGCGCATGAACACAACGCTGTCAGGGGCTCCGGTGGGCTTCAACGAGCCCACCCTCCTGCCTTCCACGGCCGTGTTCACAGGCGGCGCGATCCCGACCGAGATCCGCAACCTAGCCAAGGGCAAACTGAATCACACCTACTGGGGATTCTTCATTCAGGACAAGATCCGCGCCACGGACAAGCTGACTCTGAATCTAGGTGTGCGTTATGAATTCGAGACGTGGCCGGACGAAGCGCTGGATACCGATGCCGACAACGTGGACCCGCGCTTTGGCTTCGCCTACAGTGTCGGCACCAGCAAGAACATCGTGTTCCGCGGCGGCATCGGACTGTTCCACGGCATTCTGCCCTCGAACCTGCTGCATTGCCAGCGGCCTTCCTGCGGCGGCGTGATCGGCCAGTTCCCGGGACGCGAGAACAAGGAAGACTCGTTGGATGCGGCCGTCCGCCTGCCTACGTACGCGGCCGGACCGCTCAGCGGTGCGTCTGCGCTGTTCAACTTCCTGAACTCTGGCACCTATCCCGACGCCATAGTGACAGCCAATTGTCCGGAAGGCTTTCCCGCCGGCTTCGGTCTGCTTTCCGGCTGCGGCTTCTTCGGCGACTCGGTGATCGTGCGCTTCGCCCAAGACCACCAGGCGCCCTATGGGATCCAGATGAGCTTCGGGATGGAGATGGAACCATTCAAGGACGCAGCCCTGAACCTGAGTTACCTGCGGGTGCGTGGCGTGCAGCTTTCCAGCTTCTTCAACATCAACCAGCCCTCTCCGTTCTGCCAGGTGGACCGGCACGATTCCCAAGGGAGAGTCGGGTCGAAAGATGACTATCACCCCCTCCTGTTCTCACCGGTCTGCGGTGACCCGGCCAACTTCCTCCCTGGGACCGAGCTGCCCACCGTGGCCGTGTACTTCGAGGCAGACTCGCGCTGGAGCTCGACCTACGACGGCTTGCTGGTGAACTTCCAGAAGCGACCCGGCAAGCATTTCGGCTTCGGGACCAGCTACACGTGGTCCAAGGGCATCGACAATGGACCCAATCCCAGCTTTGTGCTCATCCCACAGGACAGCAGCGATACCGGCTTCCGCCGCGAGCGGGCCATCTCCTCGGACCACATTGCGCACCGTTTTGTGGGAAACTTCACGGTCTTTGGGCCCAAGAAGGTGAACCCCATCGTGAACGACTGGCAGTTGGGCAGCATCATCAGCCTGCAGTCCGCCCGGTATTTCACCAAGTTCGCCGGGTTCGACGCCAATGGCGATGTCTTCGGCGTCAACGACCGCGTGGGCATCGAGCCGCGTAACACTTTCCAGGGAGACGGCTTCTACAGCATCGATGCGCGAGTGTCGCGCGTGTTCAACCTGGGTGAGAAGGTGAAGCTGGAAGGCATCGTCGAAGCCTTCAACCTGTTCAACACGCTCAACGTTCGGTTCTTCAACACTACCTACGGGGCGGCGGACTTCTGCAACATTTCACCGGTGCCCGCGGTGTGTGGCGCCGGTCCCTTTTTCCTGGAAGGCTCGCCCAACCCGACTTACGGATCGCCGCGGGCCATTTTCAACCCGCGCCAACTGCAATTCGCGTTGCGACTTTCGTTCTAG
- a CDS encoding Rid family detoxifying hydrolase → MSKESQRVDTRTAPQPLGAYAHAARAGQLLFISGQGARDPATGRERGVLLNPDGSMKSYDIREQTRAAIANVEAVVRAAGGALEDVVDVTVFLINMADFSAYNEVYAEAFGSHRPARTTVGAASLPGNNAIEIKAVACLRPEGEPR, encoded by the coding sequence GTGAGCAAAGAATCCCAGCGCGTTGATACCCGAACGGCACCCCAGCCGCTGGGCGCCTATGCGCATGCCGCCCGCGCGGGACAACTGCTGTTCATCTCCGGGCAGGGAGCCCGCGATCCTGCCACTGGCCGCGAACGCGGCGTGCTCCTCAACCCGGACGGCAGCATGAAGTCCTACGACATTCGCGAGCAGACCCGCGCCGCTATCGCCAACGTGGAAGCGGTGGTGCGAGCCGCGGGCGGTGCGCTCGAAGACGTGGTGGACGTGACCGTGTTCCTGATCAACATGGCGGATTTCTCCGCCTACAACGAGGTGTACGCAGAAGCGTTCGGCAGCCATCGCCCGGCGCGCACTACGGTGGGCGCAGCCTCTCTGCCGGGCAACAACGCCATCGAGATCAAAGCCGTTGCCTGTCTGCGTCCCGAGGGCGAGCCTCGATGA